One genomic window of Cannabis sativa cultivar Pink pepper isolate KNU-18-1 chromosome 2, ASM2916894v1, whole genome shotgun sequence includes the following:
- the LOC115719458 gene encoding uncharacterized protein LOC115719458 — MLSLRPCKSQCQSTFLPSITTPSSKLHQRLTQTTVHMRRRKVIGCTTSDNKGGGGEESKTENRRTFLTIEEAGLVEISGLSPHERFLCRLTISSLNLLRVISEQEECSIEELNAGKICDWFVKDKLKREQNLDSAVLQWDDSDFQL, encoded by the exons ATGTTATCACTAAGACCTTGTAAGAGCCAATGTCAATCAACATTTCTCCCATCAATAACAACCCCATCATCTAAGCTCCATCAAAGACTAACCCAAACAACAGTTCACATGAGAAGAAGAAAGGTAATTGGTTGTACTACCAGTGACAACAaaggaggaggaggagaagAAAGCAAGACCGAAAACAGACGAACTTTCTTGACAATCGAAGAAGCAGGACTTGTCGAAATTTCTGGCCTCAGCCCTCATGAGCGCTTTCTTTGCCGTCTTACG ATATCTTCCTTAAACTTGTTAAGAGTAATATCAGAACAAGAAGAATGCTCAATTGAAGAGCTTAATGCTGGCAAAATATGTGATTGGTTTGTAAAAGATAAGCTCAAAAGAGAACAGAATCTTGACTCTGCTGTCCTTCAATGGGATGATTCTGATTTTCAACTTtga